One Tamlana carrageenivorans genomic region harbors:
- the dnaK gene encoding molecular chaperone DnaK, whose amino-acid sequence MSKIIGIDLGTTNSCVSVMEGNEPVVIPNAEGKRTTPSVIAFVEGGEIKVGDPAKRQAVTNPTKTVYSIKRFMGNKYSESKNEAERVPYNVVKGDNDTPRVDIDGRLYTPQELSAMILQKMKKTAEDYLGQDVSRAVITVPAYFNDSQRQATKEAGEIAGLKVERIINEPTAAALAYGMDKKGTDQKIVVFDFGGGTHDVSILELGDGVFEVLSTDGDTHLGGDDVDEKIINWLADEFQAEEDMDLRKDPMSLQRLKEAAEKAKIELSSSAQTEINLPYITATASGPKHLVRTLTKSKFEQLIGDLVKRTIAPCESALKAAGLSKSDIDEVILVGGSTRIPAVQEAVEKFFGKAPSKGVNPDEVVSLGAGIQGGVLTGDVKDVLLLDVTPLSLGIETMGNVFTKLIEANTTIPTKKSQVFSTAADNQPSVEIHVLQGERAMAADNKTIGRFHLSDIPPARRGTPQIEVTFDIDANGIIKVSAEDKATGKKQDIRIEASSGLSEEEIEKMKADAEANAEADKAAAENAQKLNEADSMIFQTEKQLEEFGDKLSDDKKKPIEEALEELKKAYESKDIAVITPALDKINEAWKVASEEMYKAQAEAQGGQPGPDAGAGEQPQNEGSDVEDVDFEEVK is encoded by the coding sequence ATGAGTAAAATTATTGGAATTGATTTAGGAACAACCAACTCTTGCGTTTCTGTAATGGAAGGTAATGAGCCTGTAGTTATTCCTAATGCAGAAGGAAAAAGAACAACACCATCTGTAATTGCCTTTGTTGAAGGCGGCGAAATTAAAGTTGGTGATCCAGCTAAAAGACAAGCAGTAACAAACCCAACAAAAACGGTTTATTCTATTAAACGTTTTATGGGAAATAAATATTCTGAATCTAAAAATGAGGCAGAACGTGTACCATATAATGTAGTAAAAGGTGATAATGACACACCTAGAGTTGATATTGACGGTCGTTTATACACGCCTCAAGAATTATCGGCTATGATTCTTCAAAAAATGAAGAAAACAGCTGAAGATTATTTAGGTCAAGATGTATCTCGTGCTGTAATTACAGTACCAGCTTACTTCAACGATTCGCAACGTCAGGCTACTAAAGAAGCTGGAGAAATTGCAGGTTTAAAAGTAGAGCGTATTATTAACGAGCCTACTGCCGCAGCTTTAGCTTACGGTATGGACAAAAAAGGTACAGACCAAAAAATAGTAGTATTCGATTTTGGTGGAGGAACACATGATGTATCTATCTTAGAATTAGGAGATGGTGTATTTGAAGTACTTTCAACAGATGGTGATACACACTTAGGTGGTGATGATGTAGATGAAAAAATTATTAACTGGTTAGCTGATGAGTTTCAAGCTGAAGAAGACATGGATTTAAGAAAAGATCCAATGTCACTTCAACGTTTAAAAGAAGCTGCTGAAAAAGCGAAGATTGAATTATCATCTTCAGCGCAAACAGAAATCAACTTACCTTATATCACAGCTACAGCTAGTGGACCAAAACACTTAGTGCGTACTTTAACAAAATCTAAATTCGAGCAATTAATCGGCGATTTAGTAAAACGTACTATTGCACCATGCGAGTCGGCTTTAAAAGCAGCAGGTTTATCAAAATCTGATATCGATGAAGTGATTTTAGTAGGTGGTTCTACACGTATTCCTGCGGTACAAGAAGCTGTTGAGAAATTCTTCGGAAAAGCACCAAGTAAAGGTGTAAATCCAGATGAAGTTGTTTCTTTAGGAGCAGGTATCCAAGGTGGTGTATTAACAGGAGATGTTAAAGATGTATTACTTTTAGATGTTACACCTTTATCTCTTGGTATTGAAACAATGGGTAATGTATTTACAAAACTTATTGAAGCCAATACAACCATTCCAACAAAAAAATCACAGGTTTTCTCTACAGCAGCAGATAACCAGCCATCAGTAGAAATTCACGTATTACAAGGTGAGCGTGCTATGGCAGCCGATAACAAAACTATTGGACGTTTCCACTTAAGTGATATTCCACCAGCAAGACGTGGTACGCCACAAATCGAGGTAACTTTCGATATCGATGCTAATGGTATTATTAAAGTATCTGCGGAAGATAAAGCAACAGGTAAGAAACAAGATATCCGTATTGAAGCGTCTTCAGGATTAAGTGAGGAAGAAATCGAAAAGATGAAAGCTGATGCTGAAGCAAATGCTGAAGCAGATAAAGCTGCAGCTGAAAATGCTCAGAAATTAAATGAAGCTGATTCTATGATTTTCCAAACAGAAAAGCAATTAGAAGAGTTTGGTGATAAATTATCTGATGATAAAAAGAAACCAATCGAAGAAGCTTTAGAAGAATTGAAAAAAGCTTACGAGTCTAAAGATATCGCGGTAATCACACCAGCTTTAGATAAAATTAACGAGGCTTGGAAAGTAGCTTCTGAAGAAATGTATAAAGCGCAAGCTGAAGCTCAAGGTGGACAACCAGGACCAGATGCTGGTGCAGGTGAGCAACCACAAAACGAAGGAAGCGACGTTGAAGACGTAGACTTCGAAGAAGTCAAGTAG
- a CDS encoding IS982 family transposase has translation MNNLSANYERILEVLRKISKEQLLSYQRRQPKLSDLELISLSLTAEFMGIDSENDLFRKLPDSLLSKIERSVYNRRRRKLVNKLNSIRLSLASHFNEFEDYFVVDSMPLEVCKLSRSSRSKICKENTYAFPDKGYCAAQSSNYYGYKLHAVCSVNGVFQSIDLSPASVHDINYLKDIKMQISDCTLIGDKGYLSTEIQLNLFETCNITLNTPMRSNQKNYKVQPYVFRKKRKRIETLFSQLCDQFMIRRNYAKTFEGFKTRIVAKITALTTIQYINKFIFGRNINNIKISII, from the coding sequence ATGAACAACTTGAGTGCAAATTACGAAAGAATATTGGAAGTATTAAGAAAAATATCGAAAGAACAACTTTTAAGTTATCAAAGACGACAACCAAAGCTTAGTGATTTAGAACTTATCAGTTTGAGTCTTACTGCCGAATTTATGGGAATAGATAGTGAAAATGACCTTTTTAGAAAACTTCCAGATTCCCTATTATCAAAAATAGAGAGAAGTGTCTACAATAGAAGAAGACGAAAACTAGTTAATAAGCTCAACAGTATCAGGTTAAGCTTAGCTTCCCATTTTAATGAATTTGAAGATTATTTTGTAGTAGATAGTATGCCCTTAGAAGTTTGTAAATTATCACGCAGTTCTCGTTCAAAGATTTGTAAAGAAAACACTTATGCATTTCCAGATAAAGGTTATTGTGCAGCTCAAAGTTCTAATTATTACGGTTATAAACTGCACGCTGTTTGTTCTGTAAATGGTGTCTTTCAAAGTATCGATTTGAGTCCAGCATCTGTACACGATATTAATTATCTTAAAGATATTAAGATGCAAATAAGCGATTGTACATTAATTGGTGATAAAGGCTATTTATCAACAGAAATACAACTTAACTTGTTTGAAACCTGTAATATAACGCTAAATACACCTATGAGAAGCAATCAAAAAAATTACAAAGTACAGCCTTATGTATTTAGAAAAAAGAGGAAAAGGATAGAAACATTATTTTCACAACTTTGTGACCAATTTATGATAAGACGCAATTATGCTAAAACTTTTGAAGGTTTTAAAACAAGAATCGTAGCTAAGATAACTGCTTTAACAACTATTCAGTATATCAATAAGTTTATTTTTGGGAGAAACATTAATAATATTAAAATTAGCATTATTTAA
- a CDS encoding MBOAT family O-acyltransferase, whose product MNRLYDIFTFSEEFPLIFTQVNFWIFFAVAYTLFAVFYKKIKQRNAYLFLISLFFYYKTSGLFIGILIFSTIVDFFIGRSIYNSENSKKRYALVTISVITNLSVLCYFKYAYFFTDSFNMLFHTDYQVMNWLAQFGNSFNDQNYFTVDKIILPVGISFYTFQTISYSVDIFRRKLVPLKSILDFGFYVSFFPQLVAGPIVRAENFVPQISAPTVLTKSDFDKGTFMILKGLIKKMIFADFIAMQFLDRVFDTPDMFSGFANVMAMFGYSLQIYGDFSGYTDIAIGLALLMGFKLPVNFNSPYKAINTGDFWRRWHISLSTWLRDYLYIPLGGNRKGSVGSYIILSIIILGTLYAYQNLLVVFITLGICLTIFILAQYNKTVENNINTNINLMLTMLIGGLWHGASWKFVIWGGLNGLGIVVYKYWRKISPYENYNQWYVRWWKILITLIFITFTRIYFRGESMDHIAKWYNQVAYHMDWHYAWDVLVSYKSVFIVMLIGYITHWLPSSTKSYIENLYANSPIYVKAVASVIVGVICYQAFSTDFQPFIYFQF is encoded by the coding sequence ATGAATAGGCTTTACGACATTTTTACCTTTTCGGAAGAATTTCCGTTAATTTTTACACAGGTTAATTTCTGGATATTCTTTGCAGTAGCCTATACCCTATTCGCTGTATTTTATAAAAAAATAAAACAGCGAAATGCCTATCTATTTCTAATTTCTTTGTTTTTCTATTATAAAACTAGCGGGCTGTTTATTGGTATTTTGATTTTTAGCACCATAGTCGATTTCTTTATTGGAAGAAGCATTTATAACAGTGAAAACAGTAAAAAACGTTATGCCTTAGTGACCATAAGCGTTATTACAAACCTTAGTGTGTTATGTTATTTTAAGTACGCTTACTTTTTTACCGATTCGTTTAACATGCTATTCCATACCGATTACCAAGTGATGAATTGGTTAGCCCAGTTTGGAAACAGCTTTAATGATCAAAATTATTTCACGGTGGATAAAATTATCCTACCTGTGGGGATTTCCTTTTACACCTTTCAAACCATAAGTTATAGTGTTGATATTTTCCGTAGAAAATTAGTGCCTTTAAAATCTATATTAGACTTCGGATTTTACGTAAGTTTCTTTCCGCAGCTTGTAGCGGGTCCTATTGTACGCGCTGAAAATTTTGTACCTCAAATCTCTGCACCTACGGTTTTAACGAAATCAGACTTCGATAAAGGCACATTCATGATTCTAAAAGGACTCATAAAAAAAATGATTTTTGCCGATTTTATAGCCATGCAGTTCCTGGATCGTGTTTTCGATACTCCCGATATGTTTTCCGGTTTCGCCAATGTGATGGCTATGTTTGGATACTCTTTACAAATTTATGGCGATTTCTCGGGCTACACCGATATTGCTATTGGGCTGGCCTTACTCATGGGATTTAAGCTCCCTGTTAACTTTAACTCGCCTTATAAAGCTATTAATACTGGTGATTTCTGGAGGCGTTGGCACATTTCGTTATCCACATGGCTACGCGATTACTTATACATTCCTTTAGGCGGAAATAGAAAGGGTTCTGTGGGATCCTACATTATCCTATCGATCATTATTTTAGGAACTTTATATGCGTATCAAAATTTACTGGTAGTATTTATCACCTTAGGGATTTGTTTAACCATTTTTATTCTGGCTCAGTATAACAAAACTGTAGAAAACAATATTAATACCAACATCAACCTGATGCTTACCATGCTTATTGGCGGTTTATGGCATGGGGCTTCGTGGAAGTTTGTGATCTGGGGCGGCCTAAACGGACTAGGCATTGTAGTTTACAAATACTGGCGTAAAATTAGTCCGTATGAAAACTACAACCAATGGTATGTGCGTTGGTGGAAAATATTAATTACTCTAATATTTATAACGTTTACACGGATTTACTTTAGAGGCGAAAGCATGGATCATATTGCAAAGTGGTACAACCAAGTGGCGTATCATATGGACTGGCATTATGCTTGGGATGTCTTAGTAAGTTACAAATCTGTTTTTATTGTGATGCTTATTGGGTACATTACACATTGGTTACCATCTTCGACTAAAAGCTATATTGAAAATCTATACGCGAACAGCCCTATTTATGTAAAAGCTGTAGCGTCTGTTATTGTAGGTGTTATTTGTTATCAAGCCTTTTCAACCGATTTCCAACCATTTATATATTTTCAGTTTTAA
- a CDS encoding GDSL-type esterase/lipase family protein: MKIVLLIFSLFLSSSIFAQHYVLDSITPSLGHLINFEANTLKFADKSPAFDRFFAKLDSIYSGKKDKLHIFHIGGSHIQGDFYSNKMRTYLQNMNANSTGQRGFVFPYHFAHTNNPLSYRISTNTESKWQGYRCSITSDSITWGLAGITGAFRDVSDTITVKANHRNYNRDRYNFNKLRVFYNTWKDDYYLNVLDSTLVISDTINYNKMYREFRFKTAVDSVAIALQLKDTTNIHPEFAMMGMEFMNNNPGIEYTSIGVNGASFKLFDRSAYFEKQFDLYHPDLFIISIGTNDAYMPEDKFDAENFRYYYKSFIDMIQRKNPDCAILLTVPNDSYYKRRKPNPNTITQEQIILELAQEYNMAVWDCFEIMGGLGSSQKWYKNNLMPKDRVHFTLFGYSVKADLMLVALVKAWAASTGRNAEELLNYFKHLDE; encoded by the coding sequence ATGAAAATAGTTCTTTTAATTTTCTCCCTGTTTTTAAGCTCGTCGATTTTTGCTCAACATTATGTGTTGGACAGCATCACGCCAAGCTTAGGTCATCTTATAAATTTTGAAGCAAACACCTTAAAATTTGCTGATAAATCACCTGCTTTTGATCGTTTTTTCGCAAAATTAGACAGTATTTACTCTGGAAAAAAAGACAAACTACATATCTTTCATATTGGAGGTTCACATATTCAAGGTGATTTTTACTCGAATAAAATGAGAACCTATTTACAAAACATGAACGCCAATAGCACAGGGCAACGAGGTTTTGTTTTTCCGTATCACTTCGCACATACCAACAACCCTTTAAGTTATAGAATATCAACAAATACCGAAAGTAAATGGCAGGGCTACCGCTGTTCTATTACTTCCGATAGTATTACTTGGGGTTTAGCAGGTATTACAGGTGCCTTTCGTGATGTTAGCGACACGATAACTGTAAAAGCTAACCACAGAAACTATAATAGAGATCGCTATAACTTTAATAAATTACGTGTGTTTTACAACACCTGGAAAGATGATTATTATTTAAATGTTCTGGATAGTACTTTGGTGATTTCTGATACGATTAATTACAACAAAATGTACCGTGAGTTTCGTTTTAAGACTGCGGTAGACTCTGTCGCTATTGCTCTTCAACTTAAAGACACCACGAATATTCATCCAGAATTTGCCATGATGGGCATGGAGTTTATGAATAACAATCCTGGTATAGAATACACCTCCATTGGGGTTAATGGGGCAAGCTTTAAACTCTTTGATCGCAGTGCGTATTTTGAAAAGCAATTTGACTTATATCATCCCGATTTGTTTATCATTTCAATAGGAACTAACGATGCCTATATGCCAGAAGACAAGTTTGATGCAGAAAATTTCAGGTATTATTACAAGTCTTTTATAGACATGATACAGCGCAAAAATCCCGATTGTGCCATACTGCTTACCGTTCCTAACGATAGCTATTATAAGCGTAGAAAACCCAACCCTAATACCATAACACAAGAACAAATTATTTTAGAATTAGCTCAAGAATACAACATGGCAGTTTGGGATTGCTTTGAAATTATGGGCGGTTTGGGTTCTTCCCAAAAATGGTATAAAAACAATTTAATGCCCAAAGACCGTGTACATTTTACACTTTTCGGATATAGTGTTAAAGCCGATTTAATGTTGGTAGCACTGGTCAAGGCTTGGGCGGCATCAACCGGAAGAAACGCAGAAGAATTACTTAATTATTTTAAACACTTAGATGAATAG
- a CDS encoding phosphoglycolate phosphatase yields MNFKDKNLIIFDFDGTLINSIPDLTLAVNKMLKHYKASTLTIEEVTPFIGNGAMPLVKRAFAKGLPEKELTELFLEEAFKVYIAAYEEELCKDTFMYPGVLETLNDLKSKGYKLAICTNKPYGFIEPILDKLEIKAFFDLWVGEDSLPEKKPHALPLHHLVEAMQTTVENSIMVGDSKNDILAAQNAKMDSIGVSYGYNYNENIADYHPTVVVDTFAELQNLL; encoded by the coding sequence ATGAATTTTAAAGATAAAAACCTTATCATATTTGATTTTGATGGCACCCTCATCAATAGTATTCCAGACCTTACTTTAGCGGTAAATAAAATGTTGAAGCATTACAAAGCCTCAACATTAACTATTGAAGAAGTAACGCCTTTTATTGGAAATGGTGCAATGCCTTTGGTAAAAAGAGCGTTTGCTAAAGGTTTGCCTGAAAAAGAGCTTACAGAGCTTTTTCTTGAAGAAGCCTTTAAAGTATACATTGCGGCTTATGAAGAAGAACTATGTAAAGATACTTTTATGTATCCTGGGGTGCTAGAAACCTTGAATGACTTAAAAAGTAAAGGATATAAATTAGCAATTTGTACCAATAAGCCATACGGATTTATAGAACCTATTTTAGATAAGTTAGAGATTAAAGCGTTTTTTGATCTTTGGGTTGGTGAAGATTCCTTGCCAGAGAAAAAACCGCATGCGTTACCACTTCATCATTTAGTAGAGGCCATGCAAACTACAGTTGAAAATAGTATCATGGTTGGTGATTCTAAAAATGATATTCTAGCAGCACAAAATGCAAAAATGGATAGTATAGGTGTTAGTTATGGTTATAATTACAATGAAAATATTGCAGATTATCACCCAACGGTTGTGGTGGATACATTTGCCGAGTTGCAAAACCTGTTATAG
- a CDS encoding FAD-dependent oxidoreductase: MSKIYNVGIIGAGVSGVVTALQLAKHNIDSVLFEQEKSVVNGPPFCHLHAGGNLYPDISIEQCKLLMKQSIEMARLFPESIDERPTFISVPKTEKYEIAQLTKRLDALVAYYTSLIAEDPANAILGKPEAYYKVYSQSDLMALAKHPVVAVPKSADQWLINTLHLVDFNKLKTPVILVQEFGWNLFRLGAQAQLALEKSQYCDLKMQTNVRSIKDVRHKNLDHNWEIQTKDTVVKTRYLVNSSGFKAGDFDASLRIKTKHLIEFKAAYVSKWQPISGLIPELIFHGERGTPRGMVQLTPYRDHYYQIHAMTNAITLFEKGLVKSDAEIKLEFDRAITQKLKHGWETNEVNERTEKAIASVAQFLPAFKSATVGGPPLFGAQQIPGDDPSFRVGEVSFPCKTYARSEIVKASSALTVARQIMDQIKALGIISNLEKRGDENALLESISKDDIDALARRFAMQRGYPEALSQLLIPRKS; this comes from the coding sequence ATGAGTAAAATTTATAATGTTGGTATTATCGGTGCGGGTGTTTCGGGAGTCGTCACGGCATTACAATTGGCAAAGCATAACATAGATTCTGTATTGTTTGAACAGGAAAAAAGTGTGGTTAACGGGCCTCCCTTTTGTCATTTACATGCTGGCGGAAACCTTTATCCCGATATTTCAATAGAACAATGTAAGTTACTTATGAAGCAATCTATAGAAATGGCGCGTTTATTTCCAGAGTCTATTGATGAACGACCAACATTTATAAGTGTACCAAAAACCGAAAAGTACGAAATAGCACAACTAACCAAACGTTTGGATGCGCTTGTTGCTTATTATACTTCGCTTATAGCGGAAGATCCAGCTAATGCCATTCTTGGTAAGCCAGAAGCCTATTATAAAGTGTATTCTCAATCCGATTTAATGGCCTTAGCGAAACATCCTGTCGTTGCGGTGCCAAAATCGGCTGATCAATGGCTCATAAACACCCTACACCTCGTAGATTTTAACAAGTTAAAAACACCAGTAATTTTAGTACAAGAGTTTGGTTGGAATTTATTTAGGCTAGGGGCACAAGCACAGTTAGCTTTAGAAAAAAGCCAATATTGCGATTTAAAAATGCAAACTAATGTGCGCAGTATTAAAGATGTTAGACATAAAAATCTTGACCATAATTGGGAAATACAAACCAAGGATACTGTTGTTAAAACGCGTTATTTAGTAAATTCATCGGGTTTTAAGGCAGGTGATTTTGATGCGTCTTTACGCATAAAAACGAAACATCTCATAGAGTTTAAGGCGGCTTACGTATCGAAGTGGCAACCTATTTCGGGCTTAATACCAGAGCTTATATTTCATGGTGAGCGGGGTACACCTAGAGGTATGGTGCAGCTTACACCGTATCGCGATCACTACTACCAAATACATGCCATGACCAATGCTATCACCTTATTTGAAAAAGGATTGGTAAAATCGGATGCCGAAATAAAACTTGAATTTGATAGAGCCATTACACAAAAATTAAAACATGGCTGGGAAACTAATGAAGTAAATGAACGTACAGAAAAAGCCATTGCTTCGGTAGCTCAATTTTTGCCAGCGTTTAAATCGGCAACAGTGGGTGGTCCTCCATTATTTGGCGCTCAGCAAATACCTGGCGATGATCCTAGTTTTAGGGTTGGCGAAGTCAGTTTTCCATGTAAAACTTACGCCCGGAGTGAAATTGTTAAAGCCTCTTCCGCTTTAACCGTAGCCCGACAAATTATGGATCAAATTAAAGCACTTGGAATCATATCAAATTTAGAAAAAAGAGGAGATGAAAATGCGCTATTAGAAAGTATCTCAAAAGATGATATAGATGCGCTTGCACGCCGGTTTGCGATGCAGCGCGGTTATCCTGAGGCGCTATCCCAATTGCTTATTCCAAGGAAATCTTAA
- a CDS encoding lipocalin family protein: MKHLTLLFFVLIVLSSCSNDDGDSQFSGDLVGAWVGTELTYQGTAESSLQGFPITTNFEGEAYDMTSTITFNESPNTVVSEGAYSLKFTYNFNGVSKTEFIEDVQFLENGTWEVDGNTLIINNNGQESMADILFLTEDKLVVEINQVEETEVDGLTVIATIKSIATFKR, translated from the coding sequence ATGAAACATCTAACCCTTTTATTTTTTGTTTTAATAGTATTATCATCCTGTTCAAACGACGACGGTGACTCCCAATTTTCAGGTGATTTGGTAGGAGCCTGGGTAGGAACCGAATTAACTTACCAAGGCACTGCAGAATCCTCACTTCAAGGTTTTCCTATCACTACAAATTTTGAAGGTGAAGCTTACGATATGACCAGTACTATAACCTTTAACGAATCTCCAAATACCGTCGTTTCAGAGGGGGCTTATAGTCTTAAATTCACCTATAATTTTAATGGAGTATCAAAAACTGAGTTTATTGAGGATGTTCAATTTCTTGAAAATGGTACCTGGGAAGTTGATGGTAACACATTAATTATTAACAATAATGGCCAAGAAAGTATGGCTGATATCTTATTCCTAACAGAGGATAAACTGGTTGTTGAAATAAATCAGGTTGAAGAAACTGAAGTCGATGGACTCACCGTTATTGCTACAATAAAAAGCATCGCAACCTTTAAAAGGTAA
- a CDS encoding lipase, which yields MKYTPLRISVYLIIVLLILLGLTFLTDSKPLPNGTFQEGFFIGDVTVKYPKSDTFLQKEDISEPQVTTIDSIVTNVETFIETNEVEIAEVEDLPPPPNFRKIDTSKVQRIVYPENKLEYLEKLKNSLSSSECRIIHYGDSQLEGDRISAYLRNRLQGIYGGTGPGFVPIVQVYEQISNEVAASENWTRHAYFDRREKPFEHKKYGAYSSFSRFTQSHDSINEALLDSLPIAIGNIYISQPSKSYSRLKTFTKIGLHYGNSVTPTTVNVYKNGELIKTDELINDGDYHEYKINLATTPTNLKIELASKISPDFYGLTLDGDGGINLDNVAMRGSAGTVFAGTNSTNFNRMYKKLDPKLVIFQYGGNSVPYFEDSLHVKRYAGYIKNHVNWVKRKTNDASILFIGPSDMSTSENGNMVTYPLLPYLNTCLKDIMTENGAAYWSIYDAMGGKNSMSYWVDQKLAGNDYTHFSPSGTKIISEILFLSLYLDLTDIK from the coding sequence TTGAAATACACACCGTTAAGAATTTCTGTATACCTAATCATCGTTTTGTTGATTTTATTAGGATTAACCTTCCTTACAGACTCCAAGCCGCTGCCTAATGGCACATTTCAGGAAGGCTTTTTTATTGGAGATGTTACCGTTAAGTATCCCAAATCGGACACCTTTCTTCAGAAGGAAGACATATCAGAACCCCAGGTAACGACTATTGACAGTATTGTAACCAATGTAGAAACATTCATTGAAACTAATGAGGTTGAAATAGCCGAAGTTGAAGATCTTCCACCACCACCAAATTTCAGAAAAATTGACACTTCAAAAGTGCAACGTATTGTCTATCCTGAAAATAAACTTGAATACTTAGAGAAACTAAAAAATAGCTTAAGCTCAAGTGAGTGCCGCATTATCCATTACGGAGATTCCCAATTGGAAGGCGATAGAATTTCAGCTTATTTAAGAAACAGGCTTCAAGGTATTTATGGTGGTACCGGACCAGGCTTTGTGCCTATTGTACAGGTATACGAGCAAATTAGTAATGAGGTGGCTGCTTCAGAAAATTGGACACGCCATGCTTATTTCGATAGAAGAGAAAAGCCTTTTGAGCACAAAAAATATGGGGCTTATTCGTCATTTTCAAGGTTTACTCAAAGTCATGACAGCATCAATGAAGCTCTATTAGACTCCTTACCTATTGCTATAGGGAATATTTATATCAGTCAGCCGTCAAAATCCTATAGTCGATTAAAAACGTTTACCAAAATTGGTTTACACTATGGTAATTCGGTAACACCGACCACCGTAAATGTATATAAAAATGGAGAACTCATAAAAACGGATGAACTTATTAATGATGGTGATTATCATGAATATAAAATTAACCTAGCTACAACGCCTACTAATTTAAAAATAGAACTCGCTAGTAAAATTAGTCCGGATTTTTACGGACTTACATTAGATGGTGATGGCGGAATAAATTTAGACAATGTTGCCATGCGTGGATCGGCAGGTACGGTCTTCGCTGGAACAAACTCTACGAATTTTAATCGGATGTACAAGAAATTGGATCCTAAATTGGTGATTTTTCAATACGGCGGAAACTCGGTACCATACTTTGAAGATTCGCTGCATGTAAAACGTTATGCCGGATATATTAAAAATCATGTGAATTGGGTGAAACGTAAAACTAATGATGCCAGTATTTTGTTTATAGGCCCTAGTGACATGTCTACATCCGAAAATGGAAATATGGTAACCTACCCGCTTTTACCTTACCTAAACACCTGTTTAAAGGATATTATGACTGAAAACGGAGCTGCATATTGGAGTATTTATGATGCTATGGGTGGAAAAAATTCCATGTCATACTGGGTAGACCAAAAACTTGCAGGAAATGATTATACCCACTTTTCGCCCTCGGGAACTAAAATTATTTCCGAAATATTGTTTCTGTCCCTTTACTTAGACCTAACAGATATTAAATGA